One part of the Gemmatimonadaceae bacterium genome encodes these proteins:
- a CDS encoding NAD(P)/FAD-dependent oxidoreductase, giving the protein MHRYDAIVIGGGHNGLVNAAYLARAGRKVVVLERRHLVGGAAVTEEVVPGFRFSVFSYVVSLLRPEVIRDLDLPRHGLHILPLESTVTPMFNGDYLAGWADHDATRREYVRHSLRDAEAYDEYGKLMHHMAMAVKPILSMVPPDPTSLAPSDLRGLLRMGRHFSTLDARHFHALYKLMTMSAGDFLDEWFETDVIKATRSASGIIGTFMGPRTPGSAYVLLHHYMGEIDGAFRAWGFARGGTGAISESIASAARSLGADIVLNAGVTKVLTRGGRASGVVTEAGDEYHADVVVTSLDPRRSFLGLVEPGQLPSEFVEDIRRYKIRGSSGKVNLALSALPDFTCIPGVGPHHRGAISISPTMEYVERAYDDAKYGEFSRAPYMDIIFPSAIDPRMAPPGRHVMSVFVQYAPSNITGGWDAARREAFGDAVIAAISRFAPGIRDLILHRQVLTPQDIEDITGLTEGNIFQGELALHQLFFLRPAPHWAHFRTPIDGLYQCGSATHPGGGIMGAGGRLAALEILRDTGGRR; this is encoded by the coding sequence CTGCATCGCTACGACGCCATCGTGATCGGCGGGGGCCACAACGGGCTGGTGAACGCGGCCTACCTCGCGCGTGCAGGCCGGAAGGTCGTGGTCCTCGAGCGGCGGCACCTGGTCGGCGGCGCCGCGGTCACCGAGGAGGTCGTTCCGGGGTTCCGGTTCTCCGTGTTCTCGTACGTCGTGTCGCTGCTGCGCCCCGAGGTGATCCGCGACCTGGATCTGCCTCGCCACGGGCTCCACATCCTGCCTCTGGAGAGCACGGTCACGCCGATGTTCAACGGCGACTACCTGGCGGGCTGGGCCGATCACGATGCGACGCGCCGCGAATACGTGCGCCACTCGCTCCGCGACGCGGAGGCGTACGACGAATACGGCAAGCTGATGCACCACATGGCCATGGCGGTCAAGCCGATCCTGTCCATGGTGCCGCCCGACCCCACCTCGCTCGCGCCGAGCGATCTGCGCGGGTTGCTCAGGATGGGGCGGCACTTCAGCACGCTCGACGCCCGACACTTCCACGCGCTCTACAAGCTGATGACGATGAGCGCCGGGGACTTCCTCGACGAGTGGTTCGAGACCGACGTGATCAAGGCGACACGTTCGGCGAGCGGAATCATCGGCACGTTCATGGGCCCGCGCACGCCGGGGTCGGCGTACGTCCTGCTGCATCACTACATGGGGGAGATCGACGGCGCGTTCCGCGCGTGGGGCTTTGCCAGGGGAGGGACCGGTGCGATCTCCGAGTCGATCGCGAGCGCAGCGCGCAGCCTTGGCGCCGACATCGTGCTCAACGCCGGTGTGACGAAGGTGCTCACCCGCGGCGGTCGCGCCTCCGGTGTCGTGACCGAGGCGGGCGATGAGTACCACGCCGACGTCGTCGTGACATCGCTCGACCCCAGGCGCAGCTTCCTCGGCCTCGTCGAGCCCGGCCAGCTGCCCAGCGAGTTCGTCGAGGACATCCGGCGCTACAAGATCCGGGGCTCGTCAGGCAAGGTCAACCTCGCGCTCAGTGCCTTGCCGGATTTCACCTGCATTCCCGGTGTGGGCCCGCACCACCGCGGCGCGATCTCGATTTCGCCGACGATGGAGTACGTCGAGCGGGCGTACGACGACGCGAAGTACGGTGAGTTTTCGCGTGCGCCGTACATGGACATCATCTTCCCGTCGGCCATCGACCCCCGGATGGCGCCCCCCGGTCGCCATGTGATGTCGGTGTTCGTGCAGTATGCGCCCTCAAACATCACCGGCGGCTGGGATGCCGCCAGACGCGAGGCCTTCGGTGACGCGGTCATCGCCGCGATCTCGCGTTTCGCGCCCGGCATCCGCGACCTGATCCTCCACCGGCAGGTGCTCACGCCGCAGGACATCGAAGACATCACGGGTCTCACCGAGGGCAACATCTTTCAGGGCGAACTGGCGCTGCACCAGTTGTTCTTCCTGCGGCCGGCGCCGCATTGGGCGCACTTCCGCACCCCGATCGATGGCCTGTACCAGTGCGGTTCGGCGACGCATCCCGGCGGAGGCATCATGGGCGCGGGAGGGCGGCTGGCAGCGCTCGAAATCCTGCGCGATACCGGGGGCCGTCGATGA
- a CDS encoding aminomethyl transferase family protein, whose translation MLRTTAFHPRTSALCEGQNWRRWAGYVVASSYELTHEREYHAIRNSAALLDVTPLFKYHLGGADAARLLDRVITRDVEKVAIGQVLYTTWCDGEGKVLDDGTVTRLDEERWRMTSADPNYRWLGLSTRGLSVTIDDVSDRIAALALQGPSARVILEQATQQSLTSLRFFRQTTATIRGVPLEITRTGYTGDLGYELWIPPERALEVWDALIEEGMPYGIVPAGLLALDIARIEAGLLLLDVDYTSARRAMIEGQTSTPHELSLGWSVALGKEFFNGHRAIRDEVARGPAWTFTGLEVDWPSLERTFAESGLAPRLPGVAVRASIPIYDANTHRQVGYASSSCWSPLLKRYLALAHLETRYATTDTPLQLEVTVEHQRRRVKARVHRLPFFDPERKRA comes from the coding sequence ATGCTCCGCACCACCGCGTTCCATCCGAGAACGTCGGCGCTCTGCGAGGGGCAGAACTGGCGACGCTGGGCCGGCTACGTCGTCGCGAGCTCGTACGAACTCACGCACGAGCGCGAGTACCATGCGATTCGCAATTCCGCGGCGCTCCTCGATGTCACTCCGCTGTTCAAGTACCACCTCGGCGGAGCGGACGCGGCCCGTCTGCTCGATCGCGTGATCACCCGGGACGTGGAGAAGGTCGCCATCGGCCAGGTGTTGTACACGACGTGGTGTGACGGCGAAGGAAAGGTCCTCGACGACGGCACGGTGACGCGACTCGACGAGGAGCGCTGGCGCATGACGTCCGCGGACCCCAACTATCGCTGGCTGGGGCTCAGCACGCGCGGACTCTCGGTGACGATCGACGATGTGAGCGACCGCATCGCTGCCCTCGCCCTGCAGGGGCCCAGCGCGCGCGTGATCCTGGAGCAGGCCACGCAGCAGTCACTGACCTCGCTTCGGTTCTTCCGCCAAACGACGGCCACCATTCGCGGCGTGCCGCTGGAGATCACGCGCACCGGGTACACCGGTGATCTGGGCTACGAACTCTGGATCCCGCCGGAGCGCGCGCTGGAGGTCTGGGACGCGCTCATCGAGGAAGGCATGCCCTACGGAATCGTCCCCGCGGGGCTGCTCGCGCTCGACATCGCGCGCATCGAGGCCGGGCTCCTCTTGCTCGACGTCGACTACACCTCGGCGCGCCGCGCGATGATCGAAGGGCAGACGTCGACGCCGCACGAGCTGTCGCTGGGATGGAGCGTGGCGCTGGGCAAGGAGTTCTTCAACGGCCATCGCGCGATTCGCGACGAAGTTGCACGCGGGCCGGCGTGGACGTTCACGGGGCTCGAGGTGGACTGGCCCTCGCTCGAACGCACCTTCGCCGAGTCCGGCCTCGCGCCGCGCCTCCCGGGCGTCGCCGTCCGCGCGAGTATCCCCATCTACGACGCGAACACGCACCGGCAGGTCGGTTACGCGTCGAGCAGTTGCTGGTCGCCCTTGCTCAAGCGCTACCTCGCCCTCGCGCATCTGGAGACCCGGTACGCGACGACGGACACCCCACTGCAGCTCGAAGTCACCGTGGAACACCAGCGTCGACGGGTGAAGGCGCGCGTCCATCGGCTCCCGTTCTTCGATCCGGAGCGCAAGCGCGCATGA
- the bla gene encoding class A beta-lactamase yields MRLPRVLARLLVLVGLLLSPPSAQSQSNDVGLERLRTEIQRLSTAARGKVGVGLIHLESGRELFVNGDEGFPMASTVKVPIAVQLLTRVDRRQVRLDSMITVQASDLHPGSGTLSNLFDDPGVVLSLRNLTELMLLISDNSATDIVLRSAGGGSAVNERLAALGVTGISANRSTIQLIADAIGVTDLGPESAWTLSGFAAKARQVSPEASKAAATAFYRDPRDTATPLGMARLLQKLWKGEALSRPNTDLLLDIMLRCETGAMRIKGLLPPGTDVRHKTGSLGIGVANDVGIVTLPDGAGHVVMTIFVKESLVDAVAQERVIAQVARAAYDYFLFTSK; encoded by the coding sequence ATGCGACTTCCCCGCGTGTTGGCCCGTTTGCTCGTGCTCGTCGGATTGCTCCTCAGTCCCCCGTCGGCTCAGTCCCAGTCGAACGACGTCGGGCTCGAGCGCCTCAGGACCGAGATCCAGCGACTCTCGACCGCTGCGCGCGGCAAGGTCGGTGTGGGACTGATCCACCTCGAGTCCGGCCGCGAACTCTTCGTGAACGGCGACGAAGGTTTTCCGATGGCGTCCACCGTCAAGGTGCCCATCGCCGTCCAGTTGCTCACTCGCGTCGATCGCCGTCAGGTGCGGCTCGATTCCATGATCACGGTGCAGGCGAGCGACCTGCACCCGGGCAGCGGAACGCTTTCGAACCTGTTCGACGATCCGGGCGTCGTCCTCTCGCTGCGCAACCTCACCGAGCTGATGCTGCTGATCAGCGACAACAGCGCGACCGACATCGTGTTGCGAAGCGCCGGCGGTGGCTCCGCGGTCAACGAGCGACTGGCCGCCCTCGGCGTTACGGGAATCTCGGCCAACCGATCCACCATCCAGTTGATTGCGGACGCCATCGGTGTGACGGACCTCGGCCCCGAGTCTGCCTGGACGTTGAGTGGGTTTGCAGCGAAAGCGCGCCAGGTCAGCCCCGAAGCGTCAAAAGCCGCCGCCACCGCGTTCTATCGCGATCCGCGCGATACGGCCACTCCCCTGGGGATGGCGCGGCTGCTGCAGAAGCTGTGGAAGGGCGAGGCCCTGTCCAGGCCGAACACGGACCTGTTGCTGGACATCATGCTCCGGTGCGAGACCGGCGCGATGCGCATCAAGGGCCTGCTCCCGCCCGGGACCGACGTGCGGCACAAAACGGGTTCGTTAGGCATCGGGGTCGCCAATGACGTCGGTATCGTGACGCTTCCCGATGGCGCGGGACATGTGGTGATGACGATCTTCGTCAAGGAGTCGCTGGTGGACGCCGTGGCCCAGGAGCGGGTGATCGCGCAGGTGGCACGGGCGGCCTACGACTACTTCCTGTTCACGTCGAAGTAG
- a CDS encoding thiol oxidoreductase — translation MSVQPLSRWAPRVLRGVALLCLVAGAACRDLLTVAPNDADLFDAPLEGLTPPELAAFARGDAEFGRRFSPTTGLGPIFNDVSCASCHSGDGRGRLDNALVRIGSPADGFLRPIGGPQIQGKAIPGAHAESVPPGVATSLRLPPPVFGTGLIEAIPLATILALADSADRDGDGISGRPNWVLPPSYVTAAEPGGGNGPQLGRFGRKASVSSILQQTVGAYHEDMGITTAQLPDENVNPLAPTTITVDAVADPEVSPSTVQAVVHYLRALAPPAPADDNATRTEGRTLFAQARCTACHTPRFTAGASPLATIQGRSVDLYSDLLLHDMGPELADDRPDEGATGREWRTAPLWGLRLMRRFLNGDAFLMHDGRAHTVDTAIRLHGGEAAASRAAYVALTPAQRSALLAFVESR, via the coding sequence ATGTCAGTCCAGCCTCTCTCCCGATGGGCGCCACGGGTGTTGCGTGGCGTCGCCCTCCTTTGCCTGGTGGCCGGGGCCGCGTGTCGCGACCTCCTGACCGTCGCACCCAACGACGCCGACCTGTTCGACGCGCCGCTCGAGGGACTCACTCCGCCCGAGCTGGCTGCCTTCGCGCGTGGCGACGCTGAGTTCGGGCGACGATTCTCCCCGACCACCGGACTTGGTCCGATCTTCAACGACGTGTCGTGCGCTTCGTGCCACAGCGGCGACGGTCGCGGACGGCTCGACAACGCGCTCGTGCGCATCGGGTCGCCCGCTGATGGCTTCCTTCGCCCGATCGGCGGCCCGCAGATCCAGGGCAAGGCCATTCCCGGCGCGCACGCCGAGTCGGTACCGCCGGGCGTGGCCACTTCCCTGCGGCTCCCACCGCCGGTGTTCGGTACCGGGCTCATCGAGGCCATCCCGCTCGCGACCATCCTTGCCCTCGCCGACTCGGCGGACCGGGACGGCGACGGCATCTCCGGTCGACCCAACTGGGTGCTGCCTCCGTCGTACGTGACCGCTGCGGAACCGGGCGGCGGCAACGGGCCCCAGCTCGGTCGCTTCGGGCGCAAGGCGTCCGTCAGCTCCATCCTGCAGCAGACGGTTGGGGCCTACCACGAAGACATGGGTATCACGACGGCGCAGCTGCCTGACGAGAACGTGAACCCGCTCGCCCCGACGACGATCACCGTCGATGCCGTCGCGGATCCCGAGGTCTCCCCGTCCACGGTGCAGGCCGTGGTGCACTACCTGCGCGCGCTGGCGCCGCCGGCGCCGGCAGACGACAACGCGACGCGCACGGAAGGCCGCACGCTCTTCGCCCAGGCGCGCTGCACCGCGTGCCACACTCCGCGCTTCACCGCGGGCGCCAGCCCGCTCGCAACGATCCAGGGACGGTCCGTCGACCTCTACTCCGACTTGTTGCTCCACGACATGGGGCCCGAACTCGCCGATGACCGCCCGGACGAGGGGGCCACGGGCAGGGAGTGGCGGACGGCGCCACTGTGGGGCCTCCGACTCATGCGTCGCTTCCTCAACGGCGACGCGTTCCTGATGCACGACGGTCGCGCTCACACCGTGGACACGGCGATCCGGCTCCACGGTGGCGAAGCCGCGGCCTCACGCGCGGCGTACGTCGCCCTCACGCCCGCGCAGCGGAGTGCCCTCCTCGCCTTCGTGGAATCCCGATGA
- a CDS encoding Rieske (2Fe-2S) protein — translation MRRVAPTEGRLELPLDRFPELTQRDGALRFQVAGRDEPIDVLAMGAGAYVALSPICTHLGCTVEVQGSVLVCPCHGSTFERSGRVVRGPAEQPLARYEVSLRADGTLIIVLDRPSRDA, via the coding sequence ATGCGACGCGTGGCCCCGACCGAGGGACGACTCGAACTCCCGCTCGACCGGTTCCCCGAACTCACGCAGCGCGACGGCGCCCTGCGGTTCCAGGTCGCCGGCCGCGACGAACCGATCGACGTGCTCGCGATGGGAGCGGGTGCGTACGTCGCACTCTCCCCGATCTGCACGCACCTGGGCTGCACGGTCGAGGTCCAGGGCAGCGTCCTGGTGTGTCCGTGTCACGGGTCGACCTTCGAGCGCAGCGGGCGCGTGGTTCGAGGACCGGCCGAGCAGCCGCTGGCTCGTTACGAGGTGTCGCTGCGTGCAGATGGTACCCTCATCATCGTCCTCGATCGGCCTTCGCGCGATGCGTAA